DNA sequence from the Methanolobus sp. ZRKC5 genome:
CAAATTCCTATTAGAAAACATTCCTTTCAAATCATATGAGTCTCAGGCTAATTTCATGCTGGTGGATGTTGCTCCTATGATTGCAAGAAATGTGGCAGAATCTCTTTTAAAAAAGGGTATTATTGTCAGAGATTGCAGGTCATTCAAGAATGCCGGTGATTCACTGATTCGCGTAACTGTGGGAACACAGGAGCAAAATGAAAAAGTAGTTGCAGCCTTCAAGGAAGCAAAGGCTTGCAGTGATCAATAAATCTTTTCTATTTTCATAAGTGGGTAGTCAAGTTCTGTGTCAAATGCCAGACTTACATCCACTTTTGCACTTTTAAAGCTCGCAGTGATCATGACATCCAGCATGCGTCCTTCCAGCTCACAATAGCCATACTCACTGTTTAGTTTGGATCGAATCATGTCCCTATTGATAGAAACCTTGATATCTTCAACACATGGCTGGACCGAAATACTTTCCTGTATTGCTTTTTCAAGGCTGCCCACTGTTTTCAGATTGACAGGTGATCCTGTGAACTGGTGATAAAGGGCACCAAGTTTAATTCCTGCCTCAAAAAATACATTATCCCTGTCAGTTATTGCTTCGTTTTGCTGCATAATCTCCCTCATGTAGTTCTTTTGATTATGGGTGATACAACGTAAATTGCCATAAGTCCTGACAGCAACGTTGCCATTATATGTGTGTAGTCAATGTTTACATTGTATGAAATGATTGTTGCTGCAAAGATAATCGTGAGTATTACGAGCATCTTTTGGTTTCTTACTTTAAAATATGTGACATTGCTTATCATTAGAATCCCAAATATCAGCGTTAAAGCAATCACAATATTGTCAGAAAAAAATCGCTCACCCATGAGCAGATATGATGATATAGCAATTCCGCCGGCGGTAATGGGTAAACCGTTAAATGAATTATGCCCTGTATCCATTGTATTGAATCTGGCAAGCCTCAGAATTCCGCAAATAAAGTAAAGTAGCAATGCGGGCAGAACAATGTATTTGTTATCTGCAAATGCATATGTAATAATAACAGGTGCGACGCCAAAGGATATAACATCGGCAAGTGAGTCCAGATTACTTCCTATTTCACTAGATGAGAAATTCCTGGCAATATGACCGTCAAGACCATCCGCAACTGCAGCAATTAGTATGAGTAGCGGGGACAGGTATGTAAAACCATCCAGCAAAAGAAGAATAGCTGCTACTCCACATAATGCATTTAGGAGGGTGACAAAATCGGGTAATTTCAAAGTATGGAGCATCTGGTTCACTTCCTTTATTTGATTCTAGCGATTATTGTCTCACCGGCAAACATCCGATCACCTATTTTAGTTACGATTTCAAAGTTTTCAGGGATGGTCACATCGACTCTTGATCCAAAACGAATCATTCCAAAACGCTGCCCTTGCATTATGTCCTCTCCTTCATTTACGTAGGATACAATTCTTCTGGTGGCAGTACCAGCAATCTGTATAACCTCTACGATCCCATGTTGGGTCTCTATGAGGACATGGTTCCTCTCATTACGATGTGAATCCTTACAGAAAGCGGGGATATATCCTCCTTTCTTGTGCTCTATTGTGTGGACCTTACCTTTGATAGGTGCCCTGTTGACATGCACGTTTTGAAAATTCATAAATATGCATATTTTCCTGCCCCTTATATCCATAACCTTTCCATCAGCAGGGGAGAGCATATGTTTTTCATGCACATCTATTTCCCTTTCTGGATCTCTGAAAAAAAAGAGGAAAAAGATTGTCACGCATATGGCCAAAAGTGCAATTTTTCCTGCGTATGGAATGTTGTATAGGTATGCAAGAAAACTGACCACACTTGCAGTGATGGATGTCAATATCCAGGGAAAAGAACCTTTAGCGAGCATTTATTGGTTTCCTACTACTTTATAGAATAACTTCTGAATGAATCCAGTAACCAAAAGCCAGATTCCTTCTATCAGATCTATGAGTTCAGGCAAAATACGCATAACCGCATATGCAACGACAAACAATGCAATACCTGATCCAATCTTTGCGATCGTGTTATGGGCAATCTCAAAACTATCCGGGCCAAACCACTGATAACCATAAGCTACAATTACAAAAGCATCTCTCATTATATTCAGGATGTATATCACGGGCACTGATGCCATGAATGCCGCAACCTGTCTCTTAAGTGGTGCGTTTGCAGATGCAATGAGCCCTATGAAAAGCGCTATGCTTTCGATGGCTGTACATGCAAGTATGATCTCTACCTGATATCCGTTAAGAGCTATCTTGTTCCATGCAACCATTTTGGCAGGCAATCCTAGTGAATGCATCATCCACAGCACATTATCAGTCACCTGGCCTATTATCCACACATTCAGAACATCCATTTGTGCAAAGGGGAAATAAAACAGCGAACCAAGAGCAGTTGCACTGGTTGCCATGGACGTTATGTCCGGGCTTGGACCTTTTTCATCCTTGCTGTTGTATTCTTTCAGCATAGTATATGCTATTATAAGACACACAATTCCAACTACAATGACAAGGGCTACATTGAAGTAATCCTTAATCTCAATATAGTGTAATGGCTGGTAGAACCAGTGTATGGAGAATAATCCCCATCCAGTTGCAGATATTACTCTGCGCATCTTTACACTCTTAGGGACTATTGATCCCACAAGCATAAAAACCACAGCAATCCATAGAATATTCTCAATCATTTAAGCACACCTTTAATAGGTATGGCTTCTATATATTTGATGTAGTCTATTAAGTTTTTGTTCCCCATGTCCTTCAGTACCCCTAAACTTACAGTTGATGCAGTAATCATATTGAGCGGAAAAATCGTTCTGATCGAGCGGAAAAATGCCCCTTATCAAGGAAAATATGCCCTTCCTGGTGGCTTTGTAGATGTCGGTGAAACAACTGAAAAGGCCGTTGAACGTGAGGTTAATGAAGAAACAGGGCTTACAATAGAAATAGTTAAGTTACTTGGAGTATATTCTGAACCTTCGCGTGACCCTCGCGGGCACACGGTGAGCATAGTCTATCTGGTACTTGGAAGTGGTATCCCTAAAGCCAATACGGATGCTAAAGGAGTACAGTTATTCGATATTCAGAACATACCAGAAATGGCTTTTGACCATAACTTAATAATAGAAAATGCGAGAAGTGATATTTATGGAATTTTGTCCCGAATGTAAAAGTATGATGTTTCCTTCAGGTGATTCCTTAAAGTGCAAAAAATGTGGGTACGTTAAAGGAAAGCAGGCTGGTTCAGAGGCTTTAGTATCAAAGGCATCGAGGGAAAATAGAGATGTTACTGTTCTTGAAGGTGATGTTGATCAGGGACTCCCAACAACCTCTGCCAGATGTGAAGAATGTGGTCATAACGTTGCTTATTGGTGGTTGCGCCAACTTAGGTCTGCAGATGAATCAGAAACACGTTTCTTCAAATGCACGAAATGCGGCTGTACCTGGCGTGAATATGACTAAATTCATGGTATTTGTGATATCATTTGTTTAGTCTCAAAATAATTAGAAAAAAATATATATTGCTTATTAGATATAATGATCTTAAAATTGAATAATTGGTGGCGAATTTAGATGTTCAAGGCAACTATTGATGCAGATGTTTTAAAAACTGCAATTGAAACTCTTTCGGTTCTTGTTGATGAGGCAAGGTTCAGGATATCCCCTGAAGGAATGACTGTCCGGGCAGTAGACCCTGCAAATGTAGCCATGGTCAGTTTTGAACTTGGCTCCAGTGCTTTTGATGATTTTAGTGCTGATGATTGTGAGATTGGCATGGACCTGTCAAAGATCAATGATATTTTTGGTGTTGCAGGCAAGGACGAGAAAGTTGTTATGGAACTGGACGAGATGTCCCAGAAAATGTCACTCCACCTTGGTGGGCTTTCTTATACCCTTGCATTACTTGATCCTTCAACTATCAGGGCAGAGCCAAGAATACCACAACTAGAGCTTCCTGCTGAGGTTGTCCTCAATGGCAAGGATCTTCAGAGGGCGGTCAAAGCAGCTGAGAAGATAAGCGATCATATGTTGCTTGGAATTGATGACGATGTGTTCTACATGGAAGCAGAAGGTGATACTGACCGTGTTCGTCTTGACATGTCCCGTGACAAGCTTATCGACATGAAATCTGGTGAAGCACGCTCCCTGTTCTCACTGGACTATCTATCAGATATTGTAAAACCGGCATCCCGCTCCAACGAGATAACGGTGGAAATTGGCAAAGATTTCCCTGTAAAGATATCATTCTCTATTGCAAATGGTGCAGGAAAGGTTGGTTATCTTCTTGCCCCAAGAATCGAATCTGATTGATCTATGGATGAAAAGGACTTTGCATTATATCCTTATACTTCCGGGGCATCCTTGCATGTAAAGGACCTCGGAATATCTCTTGATCGCCTGGTTACGTCCCGGGCCATGGAATCAGCGCGCTTCCGTGGCAAAGAACGTGTTTTGCAGGCGATATCAGGTGAAATTATAAAACCTAATCTCTCTAGCTCGGATGAACGGAATATCTTGCTGGAATTGCTTTCCTATCCTTTTTCAAGAATACTTGTCTCGTGCATTGATGATTCTTTTCTGACACGCCGGTACTGTCTTGCGGAAGCGGTAGCTTCCTATAGAATCTTAAAAACGCAGGACCTTGGTTTTCTCAGGGAATTTGCCCTTGATTTTGGAGTTAATGCAGATGAAAGTGAAACTGGATTTAAGCTACATTTCACCTCATATATCCGGATGGCAAGTTCTCTTAAAGCAATTGAGTGGAAACTGGTCAATCGTAAACTGGATCATGGTAATGTAAATGTATCAAGGGAAGAGTTTGCACGTCTTTTACAGGAGCTTATAAAAGATCGCATTGCTCATAATCTGCCAATGCCAGCTTCCAATGAGCTTATTCAGGAATGTGAATCATATATAAAGGAAGTCAGTGATGTTCTTGAAGAACAAAAAAGCAATTTTGGTGACTCTGAATTTGAATCTGTTGAAACTGATCTGTTCCCCCCTTGTATAACTCATGCCATAGCCAATACACAGGCAGGTGTGAACCTTGCACATTCCATGCGATTTGCAATGACTGCTTTCCTCCTTACTATTGGCATGTCTGTTGATGATATTATGAACCTGTTTACTACATCTCCTGATTTTGATATTGAAAAAGCCAGGTATCAGGTAGAGCATATTGCCGGTTCTTCGGGAACCAACTACAAACCACCCTCCTGTTCAACCATGCAGACTTATGGTAACTGCTACGCTCCGGATGAAATGTGCAAAAAGATAAGTCATCCTCTTAATTACTATAGCCGCAAGCTCTGGTTCAGGAAAAGAGATGCACAAAACATTAAAAAAGAACCTATCCCAGAAAAAGCAGTGGATAAATAATTTAATTGCGGCTCATATAAGAAAAGAAATAAGGGGCTTATGTCCCCGATTTTTAGATTATTATTTTCTGCGCTGTATGAAGAATGCCAGTCCTATGATTGCCATCATTGGAAGAGCAACAGTTGGGAATTCTGGTATTTCCTGTTCACATTCTTCTATTGTCGCAGTTAATTCACTGTTAACTGGAATTTCATTAAGCAAAAAAACAGTTGGAGAAACAGATTGATACTCCCTGTTTCCTATATTTTCGAGTGTCATTAATCCACCAAATGTATCCTCCATTGCACTGCCGGTGGCACTGAATGTAATTTATTCATGAAAGAGACTAATAATATCTAAATTGATTATTGTAACTTCGGGGTTACTTTCTAGGACCGTAACATCAATATCATCCCCTGATTTGCAGACCCTTGCAGTCACTTCAATGTGATCTGTTGCAGGAGTGCTAGTCCCATAATCACCTACAAGTTCTACACAGTAACATCCATCAGGGAATTCTGTCATCTGTCCACTTGCTGTATGTGTCATCGAGAGTATCAAAACAGCAAGCAATAATAATACGTTCATCTTTCTCATAGTACCACCAAAATTGTTCAATCGAATGTATTTATTTGCCATGATA
Encoded proteins:
- a CDS encoding transcription factor S, with the protein product MEFCPECKSMMFPSGDSLKCKKCGYVKGKQAGSEALVSKASRENRDVTVLEGDVDQGLPTTSARCEECGHNVAYWWLRQLRSADESETRFFKCTKCGCTWREYD
- the artA gene encoding archaeosortase A, which produces MIENILWIAVVFMLVGSIVPKSVKMRRVISATGWGLFSIHWFYQPLHYIEIKDYFNVALVIVVGIVCLIIAYTMLKEYNSKDEKGPSPDITSMATSATALGSLFYFPFAQMDVLNVWIIGQVTDNVLWMMHSLGLPAKMVAWNKIALNGYQVEIILACTAIESIALFIGLIASANAPLKRQVAAFMASVPVIYILNIMRDAFVIVAYGYQWFGPDSFEIAHNTIAKIGSGIALFVVAYAVMRILPELIDLIEGIWLLVTGFIQKLFYKVVGNQ
- a CDS encoding NUDIX hydrolase gives rise to the protein MSFSTPKLTVDAVIILSGKIVLIERKNAPYQGKYALPGGFVDVGETTEKAVEREVNEETGLTIEIVKLLGVYSEPSRDPRGHTVSIVYLVLGSGIPKANTDAKGVQLFDIQNIPEMAFDHNLIIENARSDIYGILSRM
- a CDS encoding dihydroneopterin aldolase family protein, whose translation is MQQNEAITDRDNVFFEAGIKLGALYHQFTGSPVNLKTVGSLEKAIQESISVQPCVEDIKVSINRDMIRSKLNSEYGYCELEGRMLDVMITASFKSAKVDVSLAFDTELDYPLMKIEKIY
- a CDS encoding phosphatidylserine decarboxylase, whose product is MLAKGSFPWILTSITASVVSFLAYLYNIPYAGKIALLAICVTIFFLFFFRDPEREIDVHEKHMLSPADGKVMDIRGRKICIFMNFQNVHVNRAPIKGKVHTIEHKKGGYIPAFCKDSHRNERNHVLIETQHGIVEVIQIAGTATRRIVSYVNEGEDIMQGQRFGMIRFGSRVDVTIPENFEIVTKIGDRMFAGETIIARIK
- a CDS encoding PEF-CTERM sorting domain-containing protein; translated protein: MTLENIGNREYQSVSPTVFLLNEIPVNSELTATIEECEQEIPEFPTVALPMMAIIGLAFFIQRRK
- the priL gene encoding DNA primase regulatory subunit PriL, with protein sequence MDEKDFALYPYTSGASLHVKDLGISLDRLVTSRAMESARFRGKERVLQAISGEIIKPNLSSSDERNILLELLSYPFSRILVSCIDDSFLTRRYCLAEAVASYRILKTQDLGFLREFALDFGVNADESETGFKLHFTSYIRMASSLKAIEWKLVNRKLDHGNVNVSREEFARLLQELIKDRIAHNLPMPASNELIQECESYIKEVSDVLEEQKSNFGDSEFESVETDLFPPCITHAIANTQAGVNLAHSMRFAMTAFLLTIGMSVDDIMNLFTTSPDFDIEKARYQVEHIAGSSGTNYKPPSCSTMQTYGNCYAPDEMCKKISHPLNYYSRKLWFRKRDAQNIKKEPIPEKAVDK
- a CDS encoding archaetidylserine synthase → MKLPDFVTLLNALCGVAAILLLLDGFTYLSPLLILIAAVADGLDGHIARNFSSSEIGSNLDSLADVISFGVAPVIITYAFADNKYIVLPALLLYFICGILRLARFNTMDTGHNSFNGLPITAGGIAISSYLLMGERFFSDNIVIALTLIFGILMISNVTYFKVRNQKMLVILTIIFAATIISYNVNIDYTHIMATLLSGLMAIYVVSPIIKRTT
- a CDS encoding DNA polymerase sliding clamp encodes the protein MFKATIDADVLKTAIETLSVLVDEARFRISPEGMTVRAVDPANVAMVSFELGSSAFDDFSADDCEIGMDLSKINDIFGVAGKDEKVVMELDEMSQKMSLHLGGLSYTLALLDPSTIRAEPRIPQLELPAEVVLNGKDLQRAVKAAEKISDHMLLGIDDDVFYMEAEGDTDRVRLDMSRDKLIDMKSGEARSLFSLDYLSDIVKPASRSNEITVEIGKDFPVKISFSIANGAGKVGYLLAPRIESD